The stretch of DNA CCTTAAGAAGAGGTACGACGTGAATAAGGAGTGCTGCTCCTCAGCTCAGCTAAATCAGTTGATTGAGGCGTGCGAGAAATCCATCCGCGGTAAGCTGATGGAGGAAGTTCAACAAAATGGCTATTTCTCATTACTTACTGATGACTTGGTGAGGATCTCAGGAGAATGGTACCTCCCCGTCTTTCTCCGTTATGTGGACCAGTCTAACTGCCAGCGGGAGAGGTTCGTTGGATGCTTGTCCTTTGAAGGCGATGGAGATGCCTTAGCAGAGAAACTTCTGTCTGAAATGACTGACAAATGGGGCTTGGATATGGAACAGTGTAGAGGTCAAGCCCACTCCTGCTCTGGGACACATTTTAGTCGAGTGAAAAGATTTGCTGCCAAACTGACGGAGAGGTATCCAGCGGCAGTGGTTACGCTAAGATCTACTCGTCCATTGAACCTGTCGCTGGCAAATGGTATGGCTTTGTCAGGGGTTCAGCTTGTTATGTCCACCTTTAGGAAGATTGAGTCATTCTTCAGCCAGTCCCCTCTGCTGCAGTTGGAGTTGGAGCACGCCATTTCGATTTTCTACCCGGACAAAGAAGAGAAGGCCAAGGAACTGAAGGAGATCTGTAGAACAAGCTGGACCAGAGGAAATGATGCATTCGAGGTGGCAGGGGAACTCCTGGAGGCATTGCTGCTCTGCGTAGACAGCGTTCACGACAACGAGGACATGAGGTGGGACGATCAAGTCACACACAACGCCTTGGAGATTTCAAAAGCACTGGCTGATTTTGAATTTGTCATGGCGCTGGTCGTGCTGAAAAGCGTTCTGACGCTTACGCAAGCGTTTGGGAAGAACGTGCGAGGGAGAGCGGCGGACGCCCACTTTGCCGCAGCCAGTTTAAAAGCTGTATTGCACTCCCTGAAGGAAGTGTCCGACAACATCGACGTGTATCACGAGTTCTGGAACGACGAGGCCGTTAACCTAGCTGCTGCAATGGAGATCCCAGTTAAGGTGCCTCGCTCCTTCTTGAGAAAGCACCAGTCGGACTCTGGAGCCATTCGGCCGGAGATTCACTACAAGGAGCACCTGTCTGTTCCCGTGGTGGAGCACATCACCAGAGAAATGAATGAACTCTTCTGTGAGGACCACGTGAAGGCTCTGAGATGCCTGTCACTGGTCCCTGCTGTCATAGAGCAGTATAAGTCTACTGAACCCGACGAGGAGAACGTGCAAGTGTTTAAAAACGACATCCCTAATGCAGGAACCCTCTCCGCTGAGCTGCACTGTTGGTGGGTTAAATGGAGCAAAAAGGGCAAAGGCGAGACTTTGCCGTCCAACCTCCACGACACGCTGCAGCTGGCCGACGTGAAGTTCTTCCCAAACATGCTTGCCGTTCTGAGGCTGATCGGCATCCTGCCCACCTTGGCTCTGGAGGACAGCTGTGATGTGGCGTACAAGCGCTTCCAGATGTACATAGAGCACACACCTGACAAATTCAAATCAAAAAGTCTCGCTCTTCTGTACGTTAACAATGATCTTGGGTATGATCTGGATTCAATGGTTGAGGTCTACATGAAGACATACCCTGACAGGGAGGGGTTGTGATTATGGTAGTTAAGCCTCTGGACAGATTAGCCACATCTTTTTTTGAATGAGTTTTTTCTACTATCGAGCCCACATACTGAAGTATGTAGAAGTAAGAAGATGAAATGTAGAATGTAAATGAATGAGACACTGGCTTGCAAATTGTCATCAGTTGAGTGATAAATACCAGACATCTTTTTGTAATGTTTATCCCGTTTATGCTGTTTTCATGTTATGTTTTGGGCAGCCAGTATTGGCCACTCTGTTACCACCCTTCAACCTTCCCAGGGTGAATAGGAATCCTGATTCCAGCTTTTCAAGTCCATTTTTCATGTGTAAGAGTGTGAGTTATTTACTCCTGTAAGCCTTATTAAAGTAGGTTTGCTGTTTCACTCAGTGATCTGCTGACATGTAACAGTTGGATAACAGGGATCCACTATTAATCTCTCCCTAAACACGTTAATAAAGATGTTGTCTCTTGGGTTTAATAACCTTTTGTGGTCCTCATTTGTgagtatgttttatttttctcaacCTTTTTCTGAAACAAGGTCTGTTACAAACAACTTAAAATACCTATGCAGAAATCACAAAGGCTTGATGCATTCActtgagaaaataaatatgtggcctgttttttttaattaatgagATAATTATCTCAGAAATTCTGAGAtatgttttttgtgtatgtgtatatatatatatatatatatatatatatatagatagatagatagatagatagatagatagatatagagatatatatatatatagagatatagagatatatatatatatagatatagagatatatatatatatatatatatatatatatatatatatatatatatatatataaacacacacagtggctTGCATAAGTGTACCcccatgtttttatttcagttatccTAATAGCTGTTTTGATTTgtattgagagatgatcttatggaaagtaccccatgtcaatctctaggtacggtgaaggggatgtgatgatgtggggctattttaattccaaaggccaagggaactttatcaggatgcatagtatcctggatccatgaaataactggtctttaaaaataaaaatctgcctgcctctatgggaatttaacataggggtgtacttacttatgcccgctgtattttaaggaagaacatttatttatttacgatacattattcattcacaaaggaaattggtgtccttaaaggttggatttttcctcatttttttaattaaggtattaagatcaatttccaaaagatgttttttattcctctttttagtcaactttagcatgggtgtgtaaacttatgCAAGCCATTGTATGTATAATGTGATTGGGTTtttaaaataatcacattttccTTTAAAACAGCAATCTGAATTATGAGATAGCTCAGAATTATGTGAGAGGTTCTCTGCACGGAGTAGCCTACGGCTGCTGCTGATTGATTGCCATGGctaaatacaatacaacaacATAAGGCTGCTGTTTAAAAATCAAAGAATACATTTATTAAGAGCACTCAACTAAGAATGTAGCACTGtgctacatttattttgaatttaTGAATAATATGGTATTTATTCAACAGCCATAACAACAAGAGCATGGCTATACTCTAATAATATATTACTcaattgaaaaataaattgaaatgtaTTCCAAGATAATTATACGCAAACATAAAAGTATATATGGATACACCTGTAAGTTCCTTAGTTGATACTGTGCTTTAAGTGGTGCATACCACTAAGTTTTCAAAAGAAAAACTAGCACAAACCATTTGACGCTGTTTGGGGGCCCTGGGATTCTGAGCCACTCTGATGCTTTGCTCGGTTAGAAATAGAATAGGATGTGAATTATCTTGACGATGAAACTCTTTGGCCGGGCCTAACAGTGCCATTCTGCCCTCTGCTGGTTAACATTTTGTACAGCACGGGTCTAGTTCCTGGTTGATGGGATAACACGCTTTCGGCGACTCTTGGCTCATCACGCAACATCAACTTTTGAAAGCATGGAATTAGTAGGTTCTTAGTTTACCAAAGAGACACAATCAAAAATAACGTTAAAACTCAACTGTGTCGGCTGTAGGTTTTGCCCAAGGCATGGCTCTGTAGACTCCTGCAGGTTTGCTCACAGTAGGCTTGCCAGCTTGCAACCGccagctaagctagctagctaacttgctAGCTAGCAACATTGCAGTCCAAAATGACTGACTGCTGCGCCGCAGCGAACTGTAATTACCAGCAAGGGGAATCCGAAAACTCCCCTCCACTTTTCAGCTTTCCTTTGGATCCGGAGCGGTAAGAGTTGTTCTTATTTCATTGAAATGTGGGTTATAAATAGCCATTGAGCATGCTAAATGAATGTTAGCTACCCAATGTTAGCATTGGCGTTAGCTTAACATCATGTTGGGTAACAGTGACACAACTCTGTCGAAAATGGCGCAGACTAACGTTAACGTACTCTTGAAAGAAAAGTCCATGTGAAATAGACTCCGTTCACTCATTCAGGCTCGGAGACCGACACCAACGTATGGTATTGGCTTATATCAGTTCATCTTTGTGTTCAGTTAAGCCACAAACCAAAATAAACcatagtttaaaactttttgcGCTGTAATTTAAATAGCTATCGGTACACGACACCTACCATCTCGACAGTGTGGTATCATTAGTAGAAGAACTGACGTTAGCTTAGCAACATAAAATACCTCATTGGTGGCATAATTGTGGCTATTTCCTTCCAAACTGCGTTAATAAGACACAGTAATTGTGCAGTACAGCTCAATGTGAACACTATTTGATTAAACTTATATTTACGTAGTTTTAACAGGTTGTGTCCCAATGAATAAATTGCAGTGTAGCGCCCCCTTTTATACTGGCATTATCACTTAACGAGctgttatttgtttgttttgagatTCCGGTAGTAATTGTGCAATTATAAGAGTGTATATATGTTACATAAAAATCTATTCGGTGGAACAGATTTAAGGACTGTGATTGAATGGCAGCTGCAGTTCAGCCGTCTGTATCGCAGCACTGTGCCTGTGGACAGGAAATGTAACCTCCAAAGGAAAGACTGAAAAAGATTACGGGGTCTGAACATATTTAACGTACAGCCCTTGTAGTCTGTCCGTTTGCTCTGTGTGCTCGTTTTTAATCTGGTACTCTAATCTAATATTGTGTTAAATTGAGAGAAGTAAATCTCATTTGCTTGTGGGCAAATCCATCCACACTTATTCTGTGCACGCATCAATACAATccgttgagagagagagagagagagagagagagagagagagaggatgaattGTATTATAAAAGATGGAATGAAAGCAAAGAGCTCACATAAAATTGTTTGGCTTTTCAGCCAAAACGTATAACTtcgctctttctttcttttatatcAGTGGCTGTACCAAATCCACGCAATTGTTGCAGACATGACCTCTTGTAGCATAACCACACGCATGTGCAATAAGCATCAACAGCATCTCTAACAAACAGTTGTGCATGGATGTTATatttgcctaaaaatgtatttggCGAGTGATTAATCCTTTCAACATAGCAATTGGCAGTTTTTTGTTAAAGCTAGCATACATACAGTCGTTTGGACCAATGTAATAATACCATGTCTGGCTCTGCATAATGCATACACTTGTAGTATTAATTTCAGTTCCCTATTTTTTCACACTTCACTCAGTAAACACGTTGAACTCTCTGAAATAAGAACATAATGTCACCTTGTAATAATTAGTgaataaatgttgttttttgttttaagttCTTGTGCTTTTGTTGTTTCCCTATCTTACAAACTAGATCAAGGAAGTAGCCTAGCTCAAGCAGTCCTGTAGGGTACCATTAAGACCTACTACTACGGTGACATGTAGTAATGCAGAGTCACCGTGCTCACCCATATTAAACGGGTGCATCACAATGAACAGTGTTGAAGGCAGGCAAACCTCGAGGGTTTGTCTGTTAagtctttatttaatatttttagaGTGCAGAATATTAATGCACAAGCGTTTTGACTATGCTCA from Sander lucioperca isolate FBNREF2018 chromosome 13, SLUC_FBN_1.2, whole genome shotgun sequence encodes:
- the thap12a gene encoding THAP domain containing 12a is translated as MQNHCAVPNCTSGKSDPLFRFPFDPERSKKWVEKCQRQDLTDKSPGQLYRYYRLCGKHFEKSSVDSDSQSTVLKDDAIPTIFDAPSQPQNGQVKRSKQTIKPDETDKEGGKKIKLSPAETAEKDAKTVPEEEEYKEYLKSLFEVLVLLGEKSIPPTGPGDNKQDGLGSSNFEALLEYRMNCGDEVLKKRYDVNKECCSSAQLNQLIEACEKSIRGKLMEEVQQNGYFSLLTDDLVRISGEWYLPVFLRYVDQSNCQRERFVGCLSFEGDGDALAEKLLSEMTDKWGLDMEQCRGQAHSCSGTHFSRVKRFAAKLTERYPAAVVTLRSTRPLNLSLANGMALSGVQLVMSTFRKIESFFSQSPLLQLELEHAISIFYPDKEEKAKELKEICRTSWTRGNDAFEVAGELLEALLLCVDSVHDNEDMRWDDQVTHNALEISKALADFEFVMALVVLKSVLTLTQAFGKNVRGRAADAHFAAASLKAVLHSLKEVSDNIDVYHEFWNDEAVNLAAAMEIPVKVPRSFLRKHQSDSGAIRPEIHYKEHLSVPVVEHITREMNELFCEDHVKALRCLSLVPAVIEQYKSTEPDEENVQVFKNDIPNAGTLSAELHCWWVKWSKKGKGETLPSNLHDTLQLADVKFFPNMLAVLRLIGILPTLALEDSCDVAYKRFQMYIEHTPDKFKSKSLALLYVNNDLGYDLDSMVEVYMKTYPDREGL